Proteins from one Cicer arietinum cultivar CDC Frontier isolate Library 1 chromosome 3, Cicar.CDCFrontier_v2.0, whole genome shotgun sequence genomic window:
- the LOC101511112 gene encoding uncharacterized protein: protein MDDCCAVCAEPLEWVAYGPCLHREVCSTCVARLRFICDDRRCCICKTECNLIFVTKALGDYTRVISDFLSLPSEVREGKVGSYWYHEDTNTFFDDVDHYKMIKAMCRLSCSECDKTEEQQNDGSRRRARFRNIGQLKGHLFHRHKLHMCSLCLEGRKVFICEQKLYTRAQLNQHINTGDSEVDGSESERGGFMGHPMCEFCRSPFYGDNELYTHMSTEHYTCHICQRQHPGQYEYYKNYDDLEIHFRQQHFLCEDEACLAKKFIVFQSESEMKRHNAMEHGGRMSRSKRNAALQIPTSFRYRHNNEQDQRRGRGRTFRRDLSENQLSMAIEASLETANAEQTYREPTSSNGQIADDDGDADIDSIIHPFESLATAGSEATSRYLQALGNSRSGPLADSSFPPLPINSSNGQQRSKHEFEGSSSNNTMAARLRRHGNRNISVINSGNAWSVAGRGPVQSSSNPSKSKKSTTLALGGSQNSGQMKTVINSGLPTSSYANSIQAAHRTAPGQLPAGSSRDTRDNGRIAHSASAPNLIENNPGGVSISDFPPVSAAQVSKLPTSSQPPLKVENVQSANKSLVDKIRSALDFDEDRYSIFKDISAQYRQGTVDTNTYLDYVQQFGLSHLVLELARLCPDPRKQKELVESYNAGLKGNAFQENDRVFGSTSTHCKDNNVDKKGKGKYLEVRRSNSTERLADSFLSTVHQLQSSYRPSEENLEVLSKGAYRTDKGKLKTERQIDTNSGSQHKIKIGGQTETSNGSLSNQNKEDGGGGNKQRKKASKFLRVRLGDGSASALLDLDNSHTASDHGTANSLDGNNNDSGGGLPVRGVWRKGGVQKLFS from the exons ATGGACGACTGTTGTGCTGTTTGCGCCGAGCCATTGGAATGGGTTGCTTACGGACCTTGTTTGCACCGTGAGGTTTGTTCCACCTGCGTCGCTCGACTCCGTTTCATTTGCGATGATCGCCGTTGCTGCATCTGTAAGACCGAATGCAACCTTATTTTTGTTACCAAG GCTCTAGGAGATTATACAAGGGTGATTAGTGACTTTTTATCCCTGCCATCCGAGGTAAGGGAGGGCAAGGTTGGATCATATTGGTACCATGAGGATACAAACACATTTTTCGATGATGTGGACCACTACAAGATGATCAAGGCTATGTGCAGGCTTTCATGCAGTGAATGTGACAAGACAGAGGAGCAACAAAATGATGGTTCAAGACGACGGGCAAGGTTTAGGAATATAGGGCAGCTGAAGGGTCACTTATTCCACCGTCATAAGTTGCATATGTGCAGTTTGTGTTTGGAAGGAAGGaag GTATTTATATGTGAGCAAAAGCTATATACTAGAGCACAGTTGAATCAACACATAAACACAGGTGATTCCGAGGTGGACGGAAGTGAGAGTGAGAGAGGTGGTTTTATGGGGCATCCTATGTGTGAATTTTGTAGAAGTCCGTTTTATGGGGACAATGAACTGTACACACACATGTCCACGGAACATTATACTTGTCATATATGCCAAAG GCAGCATCCTGGACAGTATGAATACTATAAGAATTATGATGACCTAGAG ATCCACTTCCGACAACAGCATTTCTTATGTGAAGATGAGGCTTGCCTTGCCAagaaatttattgtttttcaatCTGAGTCAGAGATGAAG AGGCATAATGCTATGGAACATGGAGGGCGAATGTCACGGTCAAAGCGAAATGCTGCTCTTCAG ATACCAACTAGCTTTCGATACAGACACAATAATGAACAGGATCAACGCCGGGGAAGAGGCCGTACATTTCGTCGTGATCTTTCTGAAAATCAACTTTCCATGGCCATTGAAGCCAGTTTGGAGACTGCTAATGCTGAGCAAACATATCGTGAGCCAACTTCAAGTAATGGACAAATTGCTGATGATGATGGGGATGCAGATATTGATTCCATCATTCATCCGTTTGAATCATTAGCTACTGCAGGTTCTGAAGCAACTTCAAGATACCTTCAGGCCTTGGGTAACTCTAGAAGTGGACCTCTGGCAGATTCTTCCTTTCCTCCACTTCCCATAAATTCCAGCAATGGCCAGCAAAGGTCCAAACATGAGTTTGAAGGTTCATCCAGCAACAACACCATGGCAGCACGTTTGCGTCGGCACGGCAACAGAAATATATCTGTTATTAATTCTGGAAATGCCTGGTCTGTAGCAGGGCGTGGACCTGTACAATCATCTAGTAATCCTTCAAAATCTAAAAAGTCAACAACTCTTGCTCTAGGAGGATCTCAAAATTCTGGCCAGATGAAGACAGTAATTAACAGTGGACTTCCAACATCAAGTTACGCTAACTCTATTCAAGCTGCACATAGAACTGCTCCCGGACAATTACCTGCTGGTTCATCAAGGGACACACGTGACAATGGTAGAATCGCTCACTCTGCATCGGCTCCAAACCTCATTGAGAACAACCCTGGTGGAGTTTCAATTTCTGATTTTCCTCCAGTTTCTGCTGCACAAGTGAGCAAGTTACCTACGAGCAGCCAGCCTCCGTTGAAAGTGGAGAATGTTCAGTCTGCCAACAAGTCGTTGGTCGACAAGATTCGCAGTGCACTTGATTTTGATGAAGATAGATACTCTATATTTAAAGACATATCTGCTCAATATCGCCAAGGCACAGTAGATACCAATACATATTTGGACTATGTGCAGCAGTTTGGCTTGTCTCATCTTGTACTTGAGTTGGCAAGGTTATGCCCGGATCCTCGGAAGCAGAAAGAACTTGTGGAGTCTTACAATGCTGGTTTGAAAGGAAATGCTTTTCAAGAGAATGACAGGGTTTTTGGCAGCACTAGCACTCATTGTAAGGACAATAATGTCGATAAGAAAGGTAAAGGTAAGTATTTAGAAGTTAGGCGGAGTAACTCCACTGAGAGATTAGCAGATAGCTTTTTAAGCACTGTACATCAACTACAGTCAAGTTACAGACCTTCAGAAGAGAACTTGGAGGTGCTATCAAAGGGTGCTTATCGCACTGACAAAGGTAAATTAAAAACCGAGCGGCAGATTGATACAAATTCTGGCAGTCAACATAAGATTAAGATTGGTGGGCAGACTGAAACATCAAATGGCAGTTTATCTAATCAAAATAAAGAGGACGGGGGTGGTGGGAACAAGCAACGCAAGAAAGCTTCCAAGTTCCTCAGAGTCCGACTTGGTGATGGTTCTGCTTCAGCCCTGCTAGATCTTGACAACTCACACACTGCGTCTGATCATGGAACAGCAAACAGTTTAGATGGTAACAATAATGATTCTGGAGGAGGGCTGCCTGTACGAGGTGTTTGGCGAAAGGGGGGAGTTCAAAAACTCTTCTCCTGA